One window from the genome of Rubinisphaera margarita encodes:
- a CDS encoding PSD1 and planctomycete cytochrome C domain-containing protein: protein MKRYAIGIAQLFALGIALLSHAMEPAVAEGTKTPSPEELKFFESRIRPVLVKHCYDCHSLETETAEGGLRVDDRAAIRAGGGRGPAVIPNRPDASVLLTAMSHADSDLKMPPREDRLSDDVLHDFRTWITMGAPDPREPESESSPPAELVWSKAARHWSYQPLIRANVPDVEDADWPRDPIDHFIGRAQLEQDLTPSPDAEPGQFLRRLTFDLIGLPPSPEDLERFQEDWHTRGADVAIEREVDRLLASPRFGEHWGRHWLDVARFGESSGKEANISFPFAWRYRDYVIDSVNDDLPVDRFLIEQIAGDLLPYETEKERARLLVATGFLAVGTKNLSERNEKQFQADLVDEQIDSLTRAVMASSVACARCHDHKFDPFAMKDYYALAGIFSSTETYFGTHVSPASQQGGDLIRLPRVEDEVILHPSVPEKKAKQLQQQLVELQAEKAEMDAAMRAAFSGRKPEKTFTLQQALGNIWRTGAVKGQLAKIDDQGQAIPVAMGALDRDIIIDAPLLARGEIDRPGEPVPRGFPRVIAIENSPEIPENTSGRMQLAKWLTDPSQPLTTRVFVNRVWHHIFGTGIVRTVDDFGTTGEAPSHPELLDLLALDFMDDGWSLKRLVRRLVLTRTYRQSSHFRETNFLKDPDNRRLWRIAKRRLPAEAIRDAMLVASGELETSRPQGSLVGTTILDRPISLIGLDKRLPKDLDGSVHRSVYLPVIRDRLPDVLDLFDFAEPSLVTGQRETTNVPLQALYLMNSDFVTERSRAFAARLSKQSDSPKEIVRQAFLLCFSREPDQEELERALVYLSPRSQGSLRPEDDRLLETFCQALFSTAEFRNID, encoded by the coding sequence ATGAAACGGTACGCAATCGGAATCGCACAACTGTTCGCGCTGGGGATCGCTCTGTTGAGCCATGCAATGGAGCCGGCGGTGGCGGAAGGAACAAAGACTCCGTCCCCTGAAGAACTCAAGTTCTTCGAATCCCGGATTCGCCCCGTTCTCGTGAAACATTGCTACGACTGCCATTCTCTGGAAACGGAGACCGCTGAAGGGGGGCTGCGTGTCGACGATCGGGCGGCGATTCGCGCGGGAGGAGGACGAGGCCCCGCAGTGATTCCGAACCGTCCGGATGCCAGCGTGCTGCTGACGGCCATGTCGCATGCCGATTCGGATCTGAAGATGCCGCCTCGCGAAGACCGACTTTCCGACGACGTTCTGCATGACTTTCGAACATGGATCACCATGGGGGCTCCCGACCCGCGTGAGCCTGAAAGCGAAAGCAGCCCTCCTGCGGAACTGGTGTGGTCGAAGGCGGCGCGTCACTGGTCTTATCAACCGCTGATACGAGCCAACGTTCCCGATGTGGAAGATGCCGACTGGCCGCGGGATCCGATCGATCATTTCATCGGACGGGCTCAACTCGAACAGGACCTGACGCCTTCCCCCGATGCCGAGCCCGGTCAATTTCTCCGTCGACTGACGTTCGACCTCATCGGTTTGCCTCCGTCGCCTGAGGATCTGGAACGCTTCCAGGAAGACTGGCACACCCGGGGAGCCGATGTCGCGATTGAACGTGAGGTTGATCGACTTCTCGCTTCTCCCCGATTTGGTGAACACTGGGGGCGCCACTGGCTGGACGTCGCCCGCTTTGGAGAATCGAGTGGGAAAGAAGCGAATATCTCATTTCCGTTCGCGTGGCGCTACCGCGACTACGTGATCGACAGTGTCAATGATGATCTTCCTGTGGACCGCTTCCTGATCGAACAAATCGCGGGCGACCTGTTGCCGTATGAAACGGAGAAAGAGCGAGCACGGCTACTGGTCGCCACTGGCTTTCTGGCGGTGGGTACCAAGAACCTCTCTGAACGCAATGAGAAACAATTCCAGGCGGATCTGGTCGACGAGCAGATTGACAGTCTGACGCGGGCCGTGATGGCCAGTTCGGTGGCCTGTGCCCGATGTCATGATCACAAGTTCGACCCGTTCGCCATGAAGGACTACTACGCACTGGCGGGGATCTTCTCGAGTACGGAGACTTACTTCGGCACGCATGTCTCGCCGGCCAGTCAGCAGGGAGGCGACCTGATTCGGCTTCCACGGGTCGAGGACGAGGTCATCCTGCATCCCTCGGTGCCGGAGAAGAAAGCGAAGCAACTCCAGCAGCAGCTGGTCGAACTCCAGGCTGAAAAGGCGGAGATGGATGCCGCCATGCGAGCGGCGTTCTCCGGCAGGAAACCGGAGAAGACATTCACGCTTCAACAGGCGCTCGGAAACATCTGGCGGACCGGCGCCGTGAAAGGTCAGCTCGCAAAGATCGACGACCAGGGGCAAGCCATTCCCGTTGCCATGGGGGCGCTGGACCGCGACATCATTATCGATGCCCCGCTGCTGGCACGTGGTGAAATCGATCGTCCTGGTGAACCAGTGCCTCGGGGGTTTCCACGCGTGATTGCGATCGAGAACTCTCCTGAGATTCCTGAGAACACGAGCGGTCGGATGCAACTGGCCAAGTGGCTCACCGACCCCTCTCAGCCGCTCACAACGCGTGTATTCGTAAACCGGGTCTGGCATCACATTTTCGGGACTGGGATTGTCAGGACGGTCGACGATTTCGGTACGACGGGCGAGGCTCCCTCTCATCCCGAACTGCTCGATCTTCTCGCACTCGACTTCATGGACGACGGCTGGTCGTTGAAGCGACTGGTGCGTCGGCTCGTACTGACCCGCACCTATCGGCAGTCGTCTCATTTTCGGGAAACGAACTTTCTCAAGGATCCCGATAATCGACGGCTCTGGCGAATTGCCAAACGTCGCCTCCCGGCTGAAGCGATTCGCGATGCCATGCTCGTTGCCTCAGGCGAGCTTGAGACGAGCCGACCTCAGGGATCGCTCGTGGGCACGACGATTCTGGATCGGCCCATTTCTCTGATCGGTCTGGATAAGCGGCTGCCGAAAGATCTGGATGGTTCCGTCCATCGCTCGGTTTACTTGCCGGTGATCCGGGATCGACTGCCCGATGTGCTTGATCTGTTCGACTTCGCCGAACCGAGCCTTGTGACCGGGCAACGGGAGACGACCAATGTTCCGCTGCAGGCTCTGTATTTGATGAACAGCGATTTTGTAACCGAGCGTTCTCGGGCATTTGCCGCTCGGTTGTCGAAGCAATCGGATTCGCCGAAGGAGATTGTCCGTCAAGCGTTCCTGCTGTGCTTCAGCCGGGAACCGGATCAGGAGGAACTCGAACGGGCTCTGGTCTATTTATCACCTCGATCTCAAGGCAGCCTCCGGCCGGAAGACGATCGGCTTCTGGAAACGTTCTGCCAGGCGCTGTTCTCGACCGCCGAGTTTCGCAATATCGACTGA
- a CDS encoding DUF1501 domain-containing protein, which produces MNNEFWRMNSPGGSRRSALKSLASGFGYLAFASLAHQQAARAVASSSADGLTPKPAHFPARAKRVIFLCMNGGPSHIDLFDDKPKLQSMSGQKTAESALKGSAGLMESPFQFAQHGESGQWVSELMPHLATMTDELCFIKSMQTDLPNHSQAFLQMHTGSFQFTRPSLGAWSLYGLGSENENLPGFVTLNPPSDNGGSQNYGSAFLPAVCQATRIGTNQIPGFYAALLGVDSEPGPPLKNIGNQQLTSRQQRRQLDLIRDLNEHKLARDQYNPEIEGAIESFELAFRMQGEIPEVLDLSAESEETLKQYGIGSGLPTDSFGRQCLLARRMVEAGVRFVEITAPAKWDHHFRLKPALQESCLATDQPAAALLKDLKARGLLDDTLVIWAGEFGRTPYAQSGTGRDHNNKGYTLWMAGGGVKRGLSFGATDELGYEAVENPVHIHDWHATILHLLGFDHTRLTFNYAGRDYRLTDVYGKPVHEIMA; this is translated from the coding sequence ATGAATAATGAATTCTGGAGGATGAACAGCCCCGGGGGCTCCCGGCGGTCGGCCTTAAAATCACTGGCCTCGGGATTCGGCTACCTCGCATTTGCCAGTCTCGCTCACCAGCAGGCCGCACGCGCCGTAGCCTCCTCTTCGGCAGATGGACTTACTCCGAAGCCAGCTCATTTCCCGGCCCGGGCCAAACGCGTGATCTTTCTCTGCATGAATGGCGGCCCGTCTCACATTGACTTGTTCGACGATAAACCGAAGCTGCAATCGATGTCCGGGCAGAAGACGGCCGAGAGCGCGTTGAAGGGAAGCGCCGGACTGATGGAGTCGCCATTCCAGTTTGCTCAACACGGCGAGTCCGGCCAGTGGGTTTCAGAACTGATGCCGCATCTGGCGACGATGACGGACGAGTTGTGCTTTATCAAAAGCATGCAGACCGATCTGCCGAATCATTCCCAGGCATTCTTGCAGATGCATACCGGCAGCTTTCAGTTTACCCGTCCATCATTGGGCGCCTGGTCCTTGTACGGATTGGGGTCCGAGAACGAGAATCTGCCCGGTTTCGTCACGCTCAATCCTCCGTCCGACAATGGCGGATCGCAGAATTACGGCAGCGCGTTTCTGCCAGCAGTTTGTCAGGCCACTCGCATCGGCACGAATCAGATCCCCGGATTTTACGCGGCTCTGCTGGGAGTCGATTCTGAACCAGGCCCTCCGCTGAAGAACATCGGAAACCAACAGCTTACGTCACGGCAACAGCGGAGGCAGTTGGATCTGATCCGGGATCTCAATGAACACAAACTCGCGAGAGATCAGTACAACCCGGAGATCGAAGGAGCGATTGAGTCCTTCGAACTCGCTTTCCGCATGCAGGGCGAAATTCCGGAGGTTCTCGATCTTTCCGCCGAGTCCGAAGAGACGCTGAAGCAGTACGGCATCGGTTCGGGATTGCCGACTGATTCCTTTGGACGTCAGTGCCTGCTGGCTCGAAGAATGGTCGAGGCGGGAGTGCGATTCGTGGAGATCACTGCACCAGCGAAATGGGACCATCACTTCCGGCTCAAGCCGGCTTTGCAGGAGAGTTGCCTGGCGACAGATCAGCCGGCGGCCGCTCTTCTCAAAGATCTGAAAGCTCGCGGCCTGCTCGATGATACGCTGGTGATCTGGGCAGGCGAATTTGGTCGCACTCCTTACGCTCAAAGCGGAACCGGCCGGGATCACAACAACAAAGGCTACACTCTATGGATGGCAGGCGGCGGTGTGAAACGCGGGTTGAGCTTCGGAGCGACCGACGAACTCGGCTATGAAGCCGTCGAGAACCCGGTTCACATTCACGACTGGCACGCCACGATCCTCCATCTGCTCGGATTCGACCATACCCGTCTGACATTCAACTACGCCGGGCGAGACTATCGTCTGACGGACGTTTACGGAAAACCCGTGCACGAGATCATGGCATAA
- a CDS encoding metallophosphoesterase: protein MSGYKVPADLGRRAFLRNGSLLLTAATLKTGTLFAENQSPSVRIGLVTDLHYADKNPGGSRHYRETLDKLEDAGRQFQQDQPAHVVELGDFIDAADSVEVEKKYLRRINKEFAALPGQKHYVLGNHCVDTLTKDEFLGEVGQKHSYYSFDAGGFHFVVLDACFRSDGTSYGRKNFQWTDPNVSKEQLEWVAADLKESGKNTIVFVHQRLDVSNSYGVKNASEVRQVFEESGKVLAVFQGHSHKNDLKDINGIHYCVHRAMVEGSGPENNGYSMLDVFADGSIRVTGFREQQDYQWDS from the coding sequence ATGTCAGGATACAAAGTGCCCGCCGACCTCGGACGAAGAGCATTCCTCAGAAATGGTTCGCTGTTGCTGACAGCCGCGACCTTGAAAACGGGAACTCTGTTTGCGGAGAACCAGAGTCCCAGCGTCAGAATCGGACTCGTGACCGACCTGCATTATGCCGACAAGAACCCCGGAGGTTCGCGGCACTACCGCGAGACGCTCGATAAGCTGGAAGATGCCGGCCGGCAGTTTCAACAGGATCAGCCAGCTCACGTCGTCGAGCTGGGCGATTTTATTGACGCGGCCGATTCCGTCGAAGTCGAAAAGAAATACCTCAGACGGATCAACAAAGAGTTCGCCGCGCTGCCCGGTCAGAAACATTACGTCCTCGGCAATCATTGTGTGGACACGCTCACCAAAGACGAGTTCCTCGGAGAGGTCGGTCAAAAGCACTCGTACTATTCGTTCGATGCAGGAGGATTCCATTTTGTCGTGCTCGATGCCTGTTTCCGCAGCGACGGCACCTCTTACGGACGGAAGAACTTCCAGTGGACCGACCCGAATGTTTCGAAGGAACAGCTCGAATGGGTTGCTGCGGATCTGAAAGAGTCCGGTAAAAACACCATTGTGTTCGTCCATCAGCGACTCGACGTGAGCAACAGTTATGGAGTGAAGAACGCCTCAGAAGTGCGGCAGGTCTTCGAAGAGTCCGGGAAGGTCCTGGCTGTCTTCCAGGGACACAGTCATAAGAACGACCTCAAGGATATCAACGGCATCCACTACTGCGTGCATCGTGCGATGGTCGAAGGGTCCGGACCAGAGAACAACGGATACTCCATGCTGGATGTCTTTGCGGACGGCTCGATCCGCGTCACTGGCTTTCGCGAGCAGCAGGATTACCAGTGGGACTCCTGA
- a CDS encoding sialidase family protein, with protein sequence MRTALPAGPLHTRTIVLESYYEVVPDAPLTVRIQREPGLPGDTFTRPTGLAMVKITPLDALEEPQVVQDVSGYNSWPMIQAIGEKLVCVYSRGTAHSITEDVRAVYARTSTDGGKTWTAETVVADTPGYGEVTVGKGLDSTGAMLLWVRRIGTDWNHDLYRTTDGVTFTRVATPELDVRPMQITDIFAVPEVGLMALWFAGNYSAEPVHSWGLMTSSDDGKTWTQKPIESGLTRTDWPTEPSAVYLGNGWILAVGRTESGGESQFQMISEDFGESWTRHRTNIADISASTPSLILDPDTGLLSNYYYERGRGLLRRRVVDPENIFNNPLSWPDSEVIATASPIAWDSGNANATVIDDTHYVSFYSGEAPDTSVMVSAVPTPPSEPSSTRPVEDSADR encoded by the coding sequence GTGCGAACCGCGCTTCCAGCCGGGCCGCTCCACACACGGACCATCGTTCTGGAGTCCTACTACGAAGTCGTTCCCGATGCCCCTCTGACGGTACGTATTCAGCGAGAGCCAGGTCTCCCTGGCGACACGTTCACACGCCCGACTGGCCTGGCGATGGTGAAGATCACGCCGCTGGATGCTCTGGAAGAGCCGCAGGTTGTACAGGACGTCAGCGGCTACAACTCATGGCCAATGATTCAGGCGATCGGGGAGAAGCTGGTCTGCGTATACAGCCGAGGCACCGCCCACTCGATCACGGAAGATGTCCGTGCCGTGTATGCCCGGACTTCCACCGATGGCGGAAAGACATGGACGGCGGAAACCGTTGTCGCCGACACGCCGGGTTATGGTGAAGTGACTGTCGGCAAAGGGCTCGATTCGACCGGAGCGATGCTTCTCTGGGTCCGCCGAATTGGAACGGACTGGAACCACGACCTTTACCGCACCACCGATGGGGTGACATTCACGCGAGTGGCGACGCCCGAACTTGACGTGCGGCCCATGCAGATTACCGACATCTTCGCAGTCCCGGAAGTTGGCCTCATGGCTCTGTGGTTCGCCGGGAATTACAGTGCAGAGCCCGTTCACTCGTGGGGCCTGATGACCAGCAGCGATGATGGCAAGACATGGACACAAAAGCCGATTGAATCCGGGCTGACCAGAACCGACTGGCCGACCGAACCCTCTGCGGTCTACCTCGGCAATGGCTGGATCCTGGCAGTGGGACGAACTGAAAGCGGCGGAGAATCGCAGTTCCAGATGATCTCAGAAGATTTCGGCGAAAGCTGGACGAGACACCGAACTAATATCGCCGATATCTCCGCCTCCACGCCCAGCTTGATTCTCGATCCCGACACCGGATTGCTGAGTAACTACTACTACGAACGCGGCCGGGGTCTTCTTCGCCGCCGTGTCGTCGATCCCGAAAACATCTTCAACAATCCATTGAGCTGGCCCGACTCCGAAGTGATTGCCACAGCGAGCCCGATCGCGTGGGATTCGGGCAATGCGAACGCCACCGTGATCGACGACACCCACTACGTTAGCTTTTACTCCGGAGAGGCTCCTGACACCTCGGTTATGGTTTCCGCAGTCCCCACCCCTCCGTCCGAGCCTTCATCAACTCGCCCCGTGGAAGATTCAGCAGACAGATAG